One genomic segment of Candidatus Bathyarchaeota archaeon includes these proteins:
- a CDS encoding ZIP family metal transporter: AEKAESKDPKLMRTGILTALGIAIHNFPEGFVTFAGSLHSIETGILLAVAIAIHNIPEGISVSIPIFYVTGNRRKAFLYSFASGIFEPIGAVIGAAFLLPFMTDYLLSCVLAFVAGIMVYISFDELLPAAHKYGKEHMVAIGIISGMAVMILSLIVLR, from the coding sequence GCTGAAAAGGCTGAAAGCAAAGATCCGAAACTTATGAGAACTGGGATTTTAACTGCGTTGGGAATTGCAATACACAATTTTCCAGAGGGATTTGTCACGTTCGCAGGCTCGTTACATTCAATAGAAACTGGCATTCTATTAGCGGTAGCCATAGCTATTCACAACATACCAGAGGGAATATCCGTGTCTATACCCATTTTTTATGTTACTGGAAATAGGAGAAAGGCTTTTTTGTACTCTTTTGCTTCGGGGATATTTGAGCCGATCGGCGCAGTAATAGGAGCAGCTTTCCTCTTACCCTTCATGACAGATTACCTACTTAGTTGTGTTCTAGCCTTCGTTGCTGGCATCATGGTTTACATAAGCTTTGACGAATTATTACCAGCTGCTCACAAATATGGTAAAGAGCACATGGTAGCCATAGGAATTATTTCTGGAATGGCTGTAATGATATTAAGTTTAATCGTGCTCAGGTAA
- a CDS encoding zinc ribbon domain-containing protein, producing MSESEVKEKEKPVKLEDVAEETGELIGKGLKKAWSVTKSFGKGLVDTLEKTEKRKDSMPSTCPHCSASVPPHSNFCASCGKKL from the coding sequence TTGAGTGAATCGGAAGTTAAAGAAAAAGAGAAGCCTGTCAAGCTCGAAGATGTGGCTGAGGAAACTGGCGAGCTCATCGGAAAAGGTCTCAAGAAAGCTTGGAGTGTTACAAAGAGTTTCGGAAAAGGGTTAGTTGATACTCTTGAGAAGACAGAGAAGCGAAAAGATTCTATGCCTTCAACTTGCCCACATTGTAGTGCTTCAGTTCCTCCACATTCTAATTTCTGCGCCAGTTGCGGAAAGAAACTTTAA
- a CDS encoding DUF4382 domain-containing protein, translating into MVYNNRKLVLGGLGGVLIAVLIIASFVWIGYLPTVQATGQLVVKIKDAPAELEELWLTVNAVRVHRKGGGNTTWYNVSVMQTDPFDLLSLTDFSIVLAVQELSVGNYTEIRFHIVDANATIDGTSTPLNITTQWMKVKAHFEIKDTQVTAVTIDIDINEEPILNANILMPVAITDVIVEYNG; encoded by the coding sequence GTGGTTTACAACAATCGCAAACTTGTATTGGGAGGTCTTGGCGGCGTTTTGATAGCTGTTCTGATCATAGCAAGTTTTGTATGGATTGGATACCTGCCCACCGTACAGGCGACAGGTCAGCTAGTTGTGAAGATCAAGGATGCTCCCGCGGAGTTGGAAGAGCTTTGGTTAACCGTAAATGCGGTTAGAGTGCATAGGAAAGGTGGAGGAAACACGACATGGTACAATGTCTCAGTAATGCAAACAGACCCCTTCGACCTGCTGAGTTTGACTGACTTCTCCATTGTGCTGGCGGTACAAGAACTCTCAGTTGGGAACTACACAGAGATAAGATTCCACATCGTTGACGCCAATGCGACCATCGATGGAACATCAACACCCTTGAATATTACCACACAGTGGATGAAAGTCAAAGCTCACTTCGAAATCAAAGACACACAAGTAACCGCCGTAACTATAGACATAGACATCAACGAAGAACCTATTCTGAACGCCAACATCCTAATGCCTGTAGCCATCACCGATGTGATCGTCGAATACAATGGATAA